From Fibrobacter sp., a single genomic window includes:
- a CDS encoding fibrobacter succinogenes major paralogous domain-containing protein, protein MDCDFSSSSDKSSDSKGNPSSAGTSTKSSNSSSSRVTSSDVEGSSKTAWDYLNPDINYGEFIDERDGQIYKTVTIAPAGTGYSEVWMAENLNYETENSWCGGIGTTEGDCETYGRLYTWAAAMDSVGEWSTSGKGCGYGKTCSVASEGSATLVRGVCPKGWHLPSQSEWEALIVAVDGSITEYTSSNTAGSKLKSVTGWYDDGNGEDTFGFSALPAGYRDINGDYDYEGNYAYFWSSTEYLSYYAYYMRLYYGIGYASLYNYYKNYGLSVRCVKDSE, encoded by the coding sequence ATGGACTGCGATTTCTCTTCATCGAGTGACAAGTCGAGCGATAGCAAGGGCAATCCTTCTTCGGCAGGAACATCGACCAAGTCCAGCAACTCTAGTTCTTCGAGAGTCACCTCGAGCGATGTTGAGGGGTCTAGCAAAACCGCCTGGGATTACTTGAATCCGGACATTAACTATGGCGAGTTTATCGATGAACGTGATGGACAGATTTACAAGACGGTGACCATCGCCCCCGCGGGCACTGGCTATTCCGAGGTGTGGATGGCCGAGAACTTGAACTACGAGACGGAAAACAGCTGGTGTGGTGGAATCGGAACTACGGAAGGCGACTGCGAAACCTACGGTCGTCTTTATACCTGGGCTGCAGCCATGGACAGCGTGGGTGAGTGGAGCACGAGCGGCAAGGGCTGCGGCTATGGCAAGACTTGTAGCGTCGCTTCGGAGGGCTCAGCGACCTTGGTGCGTGGCGTCTGCCCCAAGGGCTGGCATTTGCCCAGTCAAAGCGAATGGGAAGCCCTGATTGTGGCCGTTGACGGTTCCATTACGGAATATACGTCTTCAAATACGGCGGGTTCCAAGCTCAAGTCCGTGACAGGCTGGTACGACGATGGCAACGGTGAAGATACCTTCGGGTTCTCGGCGCTTCCTGCCGGCTACAGGGACATCAATGGGGATTACGACTACGAGGGCAACTACGCGTACTTCTGGAGTTCTACTGAGTACCTCAGCTACTACGCGTACTACATGAGATTGTACTACGGCATCGGCTATGCGAGCCTGTACAACTACTACAAGAACTACGGGCTTTCTGTTCGTTGCGTCAAGGACTCTGAGTAA
- a CDS encoding fibrobacter succinogenes major paralogous domain-containing protein, translated as MKNSFAKSFVVCALAGVLGFALTACDDSSSAGGEGGSGGNRGGIPDTVETFMELSDYDCGKSQKCVATYLTEYHDMAVCDGNNGWVIGTLIEKMDCDFSSSSDKSSDSKSNDPAEVTDDSSDSKDNPSSAGTSTKSSNSNTSGNDAKSSSSAGKEVSSSSEEMKSAWDYLNPGIDYGEFTDERDGQVYKTVKIGDQIWMAQNLNYDPGDVSSLGRYAWSGCYGDGALDEISKRILTEEEFAANCSRYGRLYTWEVAMNKVNCGYHYNCDIGNEGTQGVCPKGWHLPTKEEWKKLVEPIASGVEDRTTYWSYLGASVELRTADGWKEYSTSTSGTNASGFSALPAGFMYIGEFFRSKGIGTFFWSSSVYGTDKSYCLRLQHDDDSALLWGEWKKNGFSVRCVKDSE; from the coding sequence ATGAAGAATTCATTTGCCAAAAGTTTTGTGGTCTGCGCCCTTGCTGGGGTGCTCGGGTTCGCTCTGACCGCCTGCGACGACTCGTCGTCGGCGGGTGGTGAGGGCGGTAGCGGTGGCAATCGTGGGGGTATTCCCGACACCGTCGAGACATTCATGGAACTGTCGGATTACGACTGCGGCAAGAGTCAGAAGTGTGTCGCCACCTACCTGACGGAATACCATGACATGGCTGTGTGCGATGGTAACAACGGCTGGGTCATCGGGACTCTCATCGAGAAGATGGACTGCGATTTCTCTTCATCGAGTGACAAGTCGAGCGATAGCAAGTCCAACGATCCCGCCGAAGTGACCGACGACTCCAGCGACAGCAAGGACAATCCTTCTTCGGCAGGAACGTCGACCAAATCCAGCAATTCGAATACATCTGGAAATGACGCAAAGTCAAGCAGCTCTGCGGGCAAGGAGGTGTCTTCGTCTAGCGAAGAAATGAAAAGCGCTTGGGATTACTTGAATCCGGGCATCGACTATGGAGAGTTTACCGATGAACGCGATGGACAAGTCTATAAGACGGTTAAAATCGGAGATCAGATATGGATGGCCCAGAACTTGAATTACGATCCGGGCGATGTGTCCAGCTTGGGTAGGTATGCATGGAGCGGCTGCTATGGTGACGGTGCCCTTGATGAAATCAGTAAAAGAATTTTGACGGAAGAAGAGTTTGCTGCGAACTGCTCCAGGTACGGTCGCCTGTACACCTGGGAAGTTGCAATGAATAAGGTCAATTGTGGCTATCACTACAATTGCGACATTGGCAACGAAGGTACGCAGGGCGTTTGTCCCAAAGGCTGGCATTTGCCTACAAAGGAAGAGTGGAAGAAACTGGTAGAACCAATAGCGAGCGGCGTTGAAGACCGAACTACTTACTGGAGTTACCTTGGTGCTAGTGTAGAGTTGAGGACTGCGGACGGGTGGAAGGAATATTCGACTTCTACGTCGGGAACGAATGCCTCTGGTTTCTCAGCCCTCCCTGCAGGCTTTATGTACATCGGAGAATTTTTTAGGTCAAAGGGCATTGGTACGTTCTTCTGGTCTTCTAGTGTGTACGGTACCGACAAATCCTACTGTTTGAGATTGCAACACGACGACGATTCCGCCCTTTTGTGGGGCGAGTGGAAGAAAAACGGCTTCTCCGTCCGTTGCGTCAAGGACTCCGAGTAA